The Corallococcus silvisoli genome contains a region encoding:
- a CDS encoding tetratricopeptide repeat protein, with protein MNPKTRTRSRHPASSRRFTVPPALRKALVPAALAALGLAAWEDVPLPRLLKPWLAHAVEARSAPAAAPLPRDLPAGEPSLMAAPRLLDEAAPVEVPALGDALALPHVHARRVDHVARAQGLRDLGDLSGAVTELRRALHDAPGDTDTLAQLARTARLAGDTALALDAYARLGQAEPTETGALVQQARLLVSQGRHAEAIRMGEEALLRDPEDAEVYQVLGRAHLGANELGSAILRFQQAVHLAPEHGHALNNLGFAYLRANDNARAVEVLTQAAALLPHVAYVQNNLGVANERLGRLEEARAAYAAATRLSPRYVQARVNAERVGRVARADPTSQGAPSEPSEPVVP; from the coding sequence ATGAACCCGAAGACGCGCACCCGGTCCCGCCACCCCGCCTCCTCCCGGCGCTTCACCGTGCCGCCCGCGCTTCGCAAGGCCCTCGTCCCCGCCGCGCTCGCCGCCCTGGGCCTCGCCGCCTGGGAGGACGTCCCCCTGCCCCGCCTGCTCAAGCCCTGGCTCGCCCACGCCGTCGAAGCCCGCTCGGCCCCCGCCGCCGCCCCCCTCCCGCGGGACCTCCCCGCCGGGGAGCCGTCGCTGATGGCCGCGCCGCGCCTCCTGGACGAGGCCGCCCCGGTGGAGGTCCCGGCCTTGGGCGACGCCCTGGCGCTGCCGCATGTGCACGCCCGCCGCGTGGACCACGTGGCCCGCGCGCAGGGGCTGCGCGACCTGGGCGACCTGTCCGGCGCGGTGACCGAGCTGCGCCGCGCGCTCCACGACGCCCCGGGCGACACGGACACCCTGGCCCAGCTGGCGCGCACCGCGCGGCTCGCCGGAGACACGGCGCTCGCCCTCGACGCGTACGCCCGGCTGGGGCAGGCGGAGCCCACCGAAACGGGGGCGCTCGTGCAGCAGGCGCGGCTCCTGGTGTCGCAGGGCCGCCATGCGGAGGCCATCCGCATGGGCGAGGAGGCGCTCCTGCGCGACCCGGAGGACGCGGAGGTGTACCAGGTGCTCGGCCGCGCGCACCTGGGCGCCAACGAGCTGGGCTCCGCCATCCTGCGCTTCCAGCAGGCCGTGCACCTGGCGCCCGAGCACGGCCACGCGCTCAACAACCTGGGGTTCGCCTACCTGCGCGCCAACGACAATGCCCGCGCCGTGGAGGTCCTCACCCAGGCCGCCGCCCTGCTTCCCCACGTGGCCTACGTGCAGAACAACCTGGGCGTCGCCAACGAGCGCCTGGGGCGGCTGGAGGAGGCCCGCGCCGCGTACGCCGCCGCCACCCGGCTGTCGCCCCGCTACGTGCAGGCCCGCGTCAACGCGGAGCGGGTGGGCCGCGTGGCCCGCGCCGACCCGACCTCCCAGGGCGCCCCGTCCGAGCCATCCGAGCCCGTCGTGCCGTAG
- the xth gene encoding exodeoxyribonuclease III encodes MRIATWNVNSVRARQQRLVNWLKSAQPDVLCLQELKCTDADFPFEAVKEAGYFAAVHGQKTYNGVAILAKTEPLEVVRGLSDGVDDTHARFISATVNGIRVVSAYAPNGQQVDSPAYVYKLEWFRRLRRYLDARHKPDDLVVMGGDWNIAPEPIDVYDPAQWEGQTLFTPRERDVLQQVCTFGLTDAFRKLHPDVQKFSWWDYRMLMFPKNKGVRIDHLFLTAPLVPRLTACDVDREERKGQQPSDHAPVWLELKD; translated from the coding sequence ATGCGAATCGCGACCTGGAACGTGAACTCGGTGAGGGCCCGGCAGCAGCGGTTGGTCAACTGGCTGAAGAGCGCCCAGCCAGACGTGCTGTGCCTGCAGGAACTCAAGTGCACCGATGCGGACTTCCCCTTCGAGGCGGTGAAGGAGGCGGGCTACTTCGCCGCGGTGCACGGGCAGAAGACGTACAACGGCGTGGCCATCCTGGCGAAGACGGAGCCGCTGGAGGTGGTGCGGGGCCTGTCGGACGGCGTGGATGACACGCACGCGCGTTTCATCTCCGCGACGGTGAACGGCATCCGTGTGGTGAGTGCCTACGCGCCCAACGGGCAGCAGGTGGACTCGCCCGCGTATGTCTACAAGCTGGAGTGGTTCCGGCGCCTGCGCCGCTACCTGGACGCGCGGCACAAGCCGGACGACCTGGTGGTGATGGGCGGAGACTGGAACATCGCGCCGGAGCCCATCGACGTGTACGACCCGGCGCAGTGGGAGGGCCAGACGCTGTTCACGCCGCGCGAGCGGGACGTGCTCCAGCAGGTGTGCACCTTCGGGCTGACGGATGCGTTCCGGAAGCTGCACCCGGACGTGCAGAAGTTCTCCTGGTGGGACTACCGGATGCTGATGTTCCCGAAGAACAAGGGGGTGCGCATCGACCACCTGTTCCTCACGGCGCCGCTGGTGCCCAGGCTGACGGCGTGTGACGTGGACCGCGAGGAGCGCAAGGGCCAGCAGCCGTCGGACCATGCCCCGGTGTGGCTGGAGTTGAAGGACTGA
- a CDS encoding sensor histidine kinase gives MSAFSIRAPVSVCQRLEGRAAALLSLQMRDSRRRVDALFTWLMLGQWGAAVLVAVFISPYGWEGKVRALHLHVQSAVLLGAALSVFPVMLTRMRPGEESTRHVVAVSQMLWSALLIHLTGGRIETHFHIFGSLAVLSFYRDPKVLLTATLAIVVDHCLRGALWPESIYGQLHPEWWRFLEHAFWVAVIDAVLLVACRDALREVGERACRQALAEEASEQELALRAGQLDAAVREVHAFRDHVERLERLASLGQLTASVSHELRNPLAAARTAHAFVLRRMRKLQDASTDPRIPRFLDIIDRELQACSVIISDLLDYAKGRPPRRMPCPLKPLVEEALSVVPVREGVHVSIEVPEALPVPHLDREQFRQVLVNLIQNAVEAIPPERTGEVRVHADAGRDGGWSLRVTDDGPGIPAPLLERIFEPMFTTKLRGTGLGLAIVKSLVQGHGARIQAESDFGHGSRFTVLFPDVRGPAGAVPVHP, from the coding sequence ATGTCAGCCTTTTCCATTCGTGCTCCGGTGAGTGTCTGTCAGCGTCTGGAGGGGCGGGCCGCGGCGTTGCTGTCATTGCAGATGCGAGACTCCCGCCGGCGCGTGGACGCGCTGTTCACCTGGCTGATGTTGGGGCAGTGGGGGGCCGCGGTGCTGGTGGCGGTGTTCATCTCTCCCTATGGGTGGGAGGGCAAGGTGCGCGCGCTGCACCTGCACGTGCAGAGCGCGGTGTTGCTGGGGGCGGCGCTGAGCGTGTTCCCGGTGATGCTCACGCGCATGCGCCCCGGGGAGGAGAGCACGCGCCACGTGGTGGCGGTGAGTCAGATGCTCTGGTCCGCGCTGCTCATCCACCTGACGGGGGGGCGCATCGAGACGCACTTCCACATCTTCGGTTCGCTGGCGGTGCTGTCGTTCTACCGGGACCCGAAGGTGCTGCTCACCGCGACGCTGGCCATCGTCGTGGACCACTGCCTGCGGGGCGCGCTGTGGCCGGAGTCCATCTACGGCCAGCTCCACCCGGAGTGGTGGCGCTTCCTGGAGCACGCCTTCTGGGTGGCGGTCATCGACGCGGTGCTCCTGGTCGCGTGCCGGGACGCGCTGCGCGAGGTGGGGGAGCGGGCCTGCCGGCAGGCCCTGGCGGAGGAGGCGAGCGAACAGGAGCTGGCGCTGCGGGCGGGGCAGCTGGACGCCGCCGTGCGCGAGGTGCACGCCTTCCGCGACCACGTGGAGCGGCTGGAGCGCCTGGCGTCGCTGGGGCAGCTGACGGCCAGCGTGAGCCACGAGCTGCGCAACCCGCTGGCGGCCGCGCGCACCGCGCACGCGTTCGTCCTGCGCCGCATGCGCAAGCTCCAGGATGCCTCCACCGACCCGCGCATCCCTCGCTTCCTGGACATCATCGACCGGGAGCTGCAGGCGTGCTCGGTCATCATCTCCGACCTGCTGGACTACGCGAAGGGCCGGCCGCCGCGCCGCATGCCGTGTCCGCTCAAGCCGCTGGTGGAGGAGGCCCTCAGCGTGGTGCCCGTGCGCGAGGGGGTGCACGTGAGCATCGAGGTGCCGGAGGCGCTGCCGGTGCCGCACCTGGATCGCGAACAGTTCCGGCAGGTGCTCGTCAACCTCATCCAGAACGCGGTGGAGGCCATTCCCCCGGAGCGCACCGGCGAGGTCCGCGTGCACGCGGACGCCGGGCGGGACGGCGGCTGGAGCCTGCGGGTGACGGACGACGGGCCGGGCATCCCCGCGCCGCTGCTGGAGCGCATCTTCGAGCCCATGTTCACCACCAAGCTGCGCGGGACCGGCCTGGGGCTCGCCATCGTGAAGAGCCTGGTGCAGGGGCATGGTGCCCGCATCCAGGCGGAGAGCGACTTCGGCCATGGCTCGCGCTTCACCGTCCTCTTCCCCGACGTGCGCGGGCCAGCGGGGGCGGTGCCCGTGCATCCCTGA
- the sitI6 gene encoding SitI6 family double-CXXCG motif immunity protein, producing the protein MKFFELHPADGPRFTGYINGVHKWGLPGGLCPVCHASPGGLGEAYPSVDLSGWAHRQELAEARQVPLEEYERLRDLLRSQVPFEAPLLPGAEFGTLSGKASGKWGDLHLPDPWMLVMRRDALKRMRDDQGISLHASNMDLRFLGREEVDLLELELHCQGRLHDSCFPGGREPPCERCGRQGGRLPDAPMLDGRTLTTDLDLFRLRDYTTVIIATDRFVEAVARLGLEGVVFMEVPVVDA; encoded by the coding sequence GTGAAGTTCTTTGAGCTGCATCCCGCGGACGGCCCTCGTTTCACTGGCTACATCAACGGGGTGCACAAGTGGGGGCTGCCGGGAGGCCTCTGCCCGGTTTGTCATGCAAGCCCTGGTGGCCTGGGGGAGGCATATCCTTCCGTGGACTTGTCGGGGTGGGCTCACCGGCAGGAACTCGCCGAGGCAAGGCAGGTGCCGCTTGAAGAATACGAGCGGTTGCGTGACCTGCTTCGGTCCCAGGTGCCGTTCGAAGCGCCGTTGCTCCCCGGAGCTGAGTTCGGGACTCTGAGCGGAAAGGCTTCCGGCAAATGGGGGGACCTCCATCTGCCAGACCCATGGATGCTGGTGATGCGACGTGATGCCCTGAAGCGGATGCGTGATGACCAGGGCATTTCGCTCCATGCGAGCAACATGGACCTGCGCTTCCTGGGCCGGGAGGAGGTGGACTTGCTGGAGCTCGAGCTCCACTGCCAGGGGCGCCTGCACGACAGCTGCTTCCCAGGTGGGCGCGAGCCGCCCTGTGAACGGTGTGGCCGCCAGGGAGGCCGCCTCCCGGATGCGCCCATGCTGGATGGGCGCACCCTGACGACCGACTTGGACCTGTTCCGGCTCCGGGACTACACGACCGTCATCATCGCGACCGACCGGTTCGTGGAGGCTGTTGCTCGCCTTGGGTTGGAAGGCGTTGTGTTCATGGAAGTCCCTGTCGTTGACGCCTGA
- a CDS encoding GMC family oxidoreductase has product MDCDWLIIGSGFGGSVSALRLVEKGYRVVMLEKGRRLQGKDFPKTNWNLKRWLWMPQLGWRGLFKMTFFRHVTVLSGVGVGGGSLVYANTLPIPKDDFFDAASWGHLAAWKEELAPHYATARHMLGATVNPLQTFPDQVLQEVGQELGRPDFQPATVAVYFGEPGVTVKDPYFNGEGPDRTGCIACGGCMLGCRNNAKNTLDKNYLHFAEKRGLTLHADTEVTWVRPLPGGEGYEVTAKEGTGFFKRTRRFTAKHVIFAGGVLGTMDLLLKLKDAPDGLPNLSERVGDGVRTNSEALIGIVSGKQQKDRDLSRGIAIGSILHTDSHSHLEPVRYPAGSGFFRLLMAPHVPGATAWTRVARLVGLLARRPLRFLQAWFVPDFARRTMILLYMRTMEGHLRMRRGRALTTGFRSGLTTGLQEGPAPTANMPEAFDLAERVAGKLDGYPMTMVSETLMGIPTTAHILGGACMGDSPRTGAIDARHRLYGYEGLYVVDGAAISANPGVNPSLTITALAERAMTFIPAARERPRGDTDAALDSLASPSHAAAS; this is encoded by the coding sequence ATGGATTGCGACTGGCTCATCATCGGCTCGGGGTTTGGCGGCAGCGTCAGCGCGTTGCGGCTCGTCGAGAAGGGCTATCGCGTGGTGATGCTGGAGAAGGGCCGGCGCCTCCAGGGGAAGGACTTTCCCAAGACGAACTGGAACCTGAAGCGCTGGCTGTGGATGCCCCAGCTCGGGTGGCGCGGCCTGTTCAAGATGACCTTCTTCCGCCACGTCACCGTGCTGTCCGGCGTGGGCGTGGGGGGCGGCTCGCTCGTCTACGCCAACACGCTGCCCATCCCGAAGGACGACTTCTTCGACGCGGCCTCGTGGGGTCACCTGGCCGCGTGGAAGGAGGAGCTCGCGCCGCACTACGCGACGGCGCGACACATGCTGGGCGCCACCGTCAATCCGCTCCAGACCTTCCCGGATCAGGTGCTCCAGGAGGTGGGCCAGGAGCTGGGCCGCCCCGACTTCCAGCCCGCCACGGTGGCCGTCTACTTCGGCGAGCCCGGCGTCACGGTGAAGGACCCCTACTTCAACGGCGAGGGCCCGGACCGCACCGGCTGCATCGCGTGCGGCGGCTGCATGCTGGGCTGCCGCAACAACGCCAAGAACACGCTCGACAAGAACTACCTCCACTTCGCGGAGAAGCGCGGCCTCACCCTCCACGCGGACACGGAGGTGACGTGGGTGCGCCCCCTGCCCGGTGGCGAGGGCTACGAAGTCACCGCGAAGGAGGGCACGGGCTTCTTCAAGAGGACGCGCCGCTTCACCGCGAAGCACGTCATCTTCGCGGGCGGCGTGCTGGGCACGATGGACCTCCTGCTCAAGCTCAAGGACGCGCCGGACGGCCTGCCGAACCTCTCCGAGCGCGTGGGCGACGGCGTGCGCACCAACTCCGAGGCCCTGATCGGCATCGTCAGCGGCAAGCAGCAGAAGGACCGGGACCTGTCCCGGGGCATCGCCATCGGGTCCATCCTCCACACCGACTCGCACTCGCACCTGGAGCCGGTGCGCTACCCGGCGGGCTCCGGCTTCTTCCGCCTGCTGATGGCCCCCCACGTCCCCGGCGCCACCGCGTGGACGCGCGTGGCCCGGCTGGTGGGCCTGCTCGCCCGGCGCCCCCTGCGCTTCCTCCAGGCGTGGTTCGTCCCGGACTTCGCGCGCCGCACGATGATCCTCCTCTACATGCGCACCATGGAGGGCCACCTGCGCATGCGCCGGGGCCGCGCGCTCACCACGGGCTTCCGCTCGGGCCTCACCACCGGCCTGCAGGAGGGCCCCGCGCCCACCGCCAACATGCCGGAGGCCTTCGACCTGGCGGAGCGCGTGGCCGGCAAGCTGGACGGCTACCCCATGACCATGGTCAGCGAGACGCTCATGGGCATCCCCACCACCGCGCACATCCTGGGCGGCGCGTGCATGGGGGACTCCCCCAGGACCGGCGCCATCGATGCCCGCCATCGCTTGTATGGCTATGAAGGGCTGTACGTGGTGGATGGCGCGGCCATCTCCGCCAACCCGGGCGTCAATCCCTCTCTCACCATCACCGCCCTCGCCGAGCGCGCGATGACGTTCATCCCGGCCGCCCGCGAACGGCCCCGCGGCGACACCGACGCCGCGCTCGATTCCCTCGCGTCCCCGTCCCACGCCGCCGCCTCCTGA
- the sitA6 gene encoding SitA6 family polymorphic toxin lipoprotein: MRAAFTVLLAGAIAGCAVAPVPAIEDWSRAEHEDGASCEGADRCVALVCADDLCGLYFCEDTGALLARGGIRPPVSAAAPGSGPRRNWGSAQLLPGDREAIFVIRWYDHPAPTPTDGRKPSGSGWVRHHLYPQDPNLAKFFLRQGNINVHDFTMVIPRAEHVRLHGAGGRGGPWNQAWRDFARNHPSATPKEIQDELARMIVQFDIMGPIVPYYHLR; this comes from the coding sequence GTGAGGGCGGCCTTCACGGTGCTGTTGGCCGGAGCCATCGCGGGGTGCGCGGTGGCGCCGGTGCCCGCCATCGAGGACTGGAGCCGTGCGGAGCATGAGGACGGGGCCTCCTGCGAAGGCGCCGACAGGTGTGTGGCGCTCGTTTGCGCTGACGACCTGTGCGGGCTCTACTTTTGCGAGGACACCGGCGCGCTGCTGGCACGGGGAGGTATCCGGCCCCCCGTATCGGCGGCCGCGCCCGGCTCGGGGCCTCGGCGCAACTGGGGCAGCGCTCAGCTTCTCCCTGGAGATCGGGAAGCCATCTTCGTCATCCGTTGGTACGACCACCCGGCCCCCACGCCGACGGATGGTCGGAAGCCTTCAGGTTCCGGCTGGGTTCGTCACCATCTCTATCCACAGGATCCAAACCTCGCGAAGTTCTTCCTGCGGCAGGGGAATATCAACGTGCATGATTTCACGATGGTCATCCCTCGCGCTGAACATGTGAGGCTGCATGGCGCGGGCGGAAGGGGCGGTCCTTGGAATCAGGCGTGGCGCGACTTCGCTCGCAACCACCCGAGTGCGACTCCGAAGGAAATCCAAGATGAGTTGGCCCGGATGATTGTTCAATTCGACATCATGGGCCCCATCGTCCCCTACTACCACCTGCGCTAG
- a CDS encoding threonine synthase, whose protein sequence is MPVLRLECTKCDRTYAPGAVWNLCTACQAPLFVRYDLERAARTLRKEALPGRERSMWRYHEVLPVDDPAHRLSLGEGFTPLLPAPRLGDWLGLKRVLVKDESGNPTGSFKARGLSAAVSMAKALGAKAVCLPSAGNAGSALAAYAARGGLEAHVFVPKDIASLFLMETRAYGAHVETVEGLISDAGRVCAGLAKEHGWYECATLKEPYRVEGKKTMGYELAEQLGWTVPDVILYPTGGGTGLIGMWKAFEELEAMGLIGAKRPRMVAVQAEGCAPIVKAHAEGKPDAPMWQGATTHAHGLRVPRALGDFLILRAVKDSHGTAVSVTEEEIVQGTKDIAAAEGLFVAPEGGACVAALKKLHAAGDVTPEETVVVFNTGTGFKYVENMAPLW, encoded by the coding sequence ATGCCCGTCCTCCGACTCGAATGCACGAAGTGCGACCGGACGTACGCGCCGGGCGCGGTGTGGAACCTGTGCACGGCCTGTCAGGCGCCGCTCTTCGTGCGCTACGACCTGGAGCGCGCGGCGCGCACCCTGCGCAAGGAAGCGCTGCCCGGGCGCGAGCGTTCGATGTGGCGCTACCACGAGGTGCTGCCGGTGGACGACCCGGCGCACCGGCTGTCGCTGGGCGAGGGCTTCACGCCGCTGCTCCCCGCGCCCCGGCTGGGGGACTGGCTGGGATTGAAGCGGGTGCTCGTGAAGGATGAGAGCGGCAACCCGACGGGCTCGTTCAAGGCCCGAGGCCTCTCCGCGGCGGTCTCCATGGCGAAGGCGCTGGGCGCGAAGGCGGTGTGCCTGCCGTCGGCGGGCAACGCGGGCAGCGCGCTGGCGGCGTACGCGGCGCGGGGCGGGTTGGAGGCGCACGTCTTCGTGCCGAAGGACATCGCGTCCTTGTTCCTGATGGAGACGCGGGCGTACGGCGCGCACGTGGAGACGGTGGAGGGGTTGATCTCCGACGCGGGGCGCGTGTGCGCGGGGCTCGCGAAGGAGCACGGCTGGTACGAGTGCGCGACGCTGAAGGAGCCCTACCGCGTGGAGGGCAAGAAGACGATGGGCTACGAGCTGGCGGAGCAGCTCGGGTGGACGGTGCCGGACGTCATCCTGTACCCGACGGGCGGCGGCACGGGGCTCATCGGGATGTGGAAGGCCTTCGAGGAGCTGGAGGCGATGGGGCTCATCGGCGCGAAGCGGCCGCGGATGGTGGCGGTGCAGGCGGAGGGCTGCGCGCCCATCGTGAAGGCACACGCGGAAGGCAAGCCGGACGCGCCGATGTGGCAGGGCGCGACGACGCACGCGCATGGCCTGCGGGTGCCCAGGGCGTTGGGGGACTTCCTCATCCTGCGCGCGGTGAAGGACAGCCACGGCACGGCGGTGTCGGTGACGGAGGAGGAGATCGTCCAGGGCACGAAGGACATCGCCGCCGCGGAGGGGCTGTTCGTGGCGCCCGAGGGCGGCGCGTGCGTGGCGGCGCTCAAGAAGCTGCACGCCGCCGGGGACGTGACGCCCGAGGAGACCGTGGTCGTGTTCAACACGGGCACGGGCTTCAAGTACGTGGAGAACATGGCGCCGCTGTGGTGA